From one Nocardioides scoriae genomic stretch:
- a CDS encoding Abi-alpha family protein, whose amino-acid sequence MNDRPDRTPERATGALPGAQDPQGPAPWRTDDEPPARPGRQPVLREATEALPGVARIAATAAARSTAWSVGAGLRSGRLLVRALTDPDTAGDLVQGVAHDVAEASRTVSEVARAVSAGVPVTRALRDASASLADVVLADVTPQPREPERERSLRERGEDLLERSRDVWDEEGVHPAYGRILDELAPDEARILLLLLRGGPQPSVDVRTGGPVGMVSSALVAPGMSMIGARAGCRHTDEVPAYLNNLFRLGLIWFSREQLEDPMEYQVVEAQPDVLAAMHSVRFPKVVRRSIHLTPFGTGFCTACLVDDSEAASLPAHQIPED is encoded by the coding sequence GTGAACGACCGTCCCGACCGCACGCCCGAGCGCGCCACCGGTGCCCTGCCCGGCGCGCAGGACCCGCAGGGCCCCGCGCCGTGGCGCACCGACGACGAGCCGCCGGCACGACCCGGCCGCCAGCCCGTGCTGCGCGAGGCGACCGAGGCGCTGCCGGGCGTGGCCCGGATCGCCGCCACCGCCGCGGCCCGCTCGACGGCCTGGTCGGTCGGCGCCGGCCTGCGCTCGGGCCGGCTCCTGGTGCGCGCGCTCACCGATCCCGACACCGCCGGCGACCTCGTCCAGGGCGTCGCCCACGACGTGGCCGAGGCCTCGCGCACCGTCAGCGAGGTGGCCCGCGCCGTCTCCGCGGGCGTGCCGGTCACCCGCGCCCTGCGCGACGCGTCCGCCTCCCTGGCCGACGTGGTGCTAGCCGACGTCACGCCGCAGCCCCGCGAGCCCGAGCGCGAGCGGTCGCTGCGCGAGCGCGGCGAGGACCTGCTGGAGCGGTCGCGCGACGTGTGGGACGAGGAGGGCGTGCACCCGGCGTACGGCCGGATCCTCGACGAGCTCGCCCCCGACGAGGCCCGGATCCTGCTGCTCCTGCTGCGCGGGGGCCCGCAGCCCTCGGTCGACGTGCGCACCGGCGGCCCCGTCGGGATGGTCAGCAGCGCGCTGGTCGCCCCCGGCATGTCGATGATCGGCGCCCGGGCCGGCTGCCGCCACACCGACGAGGTGCCGGCGTACCTCAACAACCTGTTCCGGCTCGGCCTGATCTGGTTCAGCCGCGAGCAGCTCGAGGACCCGATGGAGTACCAGGTCGTCGAGGCCCAGCCCGACGTGCTGGCCGCGATGCACTCCGTGCGCTTCCCCAAGGTGGTGCGCCGCAGCATCCACCTGACGCCCTTCGGCACCGGCTTCTGCACCGCCTGCCTGGTCGACGACTCCGAGGCGGCCTCGCTCCCGGCCCACCAGATCCCCGAGGACTGA
- the clpB gene encoding ATP-dependent chaperone ClpB, translating into MDASKLTSRSVEVVNAASTLAVNEGHPQVDPVHLAAALLRQERGVTPSLLAKAGADVAAVSHAVDQALWQLPSASGSTVASPTASAALTRVLARSLDLIKEMKDDYVATEHLLLALTVVDTPVRSLLAGAGVTEQAVREAITATRGSRRVTSQDAEATYDALEKYAVDLTARAEEGRLDPVIGRDAEIRRVVQVLSRRTKNNPVLIGEPGVGKTAVVEGLAQRVVAGDVPDSLKGRRVMSLDLAAMVAGAKYRGEFEERLKAVLEEITSSGGQIITFIDELHTVVGAGAGGDSAMDAGNMLKPMLARGELHLIGATTLDEYRERIEKDPALERRFQQVFVGEPSVEDTVAILRGLQEKYEAHHGVKITDAALVAAAMLSDRYIPGRQLPDKAIDLIDESASRLRMEIESSPVEIDQLRRSVDRMKMEQLALERETDAASQDRLERLRADLADREEELRELEARWEREKAALEGSGELRKQIDELRVEAERLQRGGDLGAASEILYGRIPVLEKQIEEADRVEVPADERMVNEEVGPAEIADVVEAWTGIPTGRLLEGETAKLLRMEDIIGERLVGQRAAVSAVSDAVRRSRAGISDPDRPTGSFLFLGPTGVGKTELAKSLADFLYDDERAIVRIDMSEYGEKHSVSRLVGAPPGYVGYDEGGQLTEAVRRRPYSVVLLDEVEKAHPEVFDVLLQVLDDGRLTDGQGRTVDFRNTLLILTSNLGSTYLVDPVLATESKHEAVMAVVRQAFKPEFLNRLDEVVMFDALGKDELAHIVDLQLAAFDSRLAPRRISVGVTAAARTWLTDHGYDPAYGARPLRRLVQTAIGDPLARLLIGGQVVDGQHVEVDHPEGAEDLTLTVV; encoded by the coding sequence GTGGACGCATCCAAGCTGACCTCACGCAGCGTCGAGGTCGTCAACGCCGCCAGCACCCTGGCCGTCAACGAGGGTCACCCGCAGGTCGACCCCGTGCACCTCGCCGCCGCCCTGCTCCGGCAGGAGCGCGGCGTCACCCCGTCCCTGCTGGCCAAGGCCGGCGCCGACGTCGCGGCCGTGAGCCACGCCGTCGACCAGGCGCTGTGGCAGCTGCCGTCGGCCTCCGGGTCGACCGTGGCCTCGCCGACGGCCTCCGCCGCCCTGACGCGGGTGCTGGCCAGGTCGCTGGACCTGATCAAGGAGATGAAGGACGACTACGTCGCGACCGAGCACCTGCTGCTCGCGCTGACGGTCGTCGACACCCCGGTGCGCTCGCTGCTGGCCGGCGCCGGCGTCACCGAGCAGGCCGTGCGCGAGGCGATCACCGCCACCCGCGGCAGCCGCCGGGTCACCAGCCAGGACGCGGAGGCGACGTACGACGCCCTGGAGAAGTACGCCGTCGACCTCACCGCCCGCGCCGAGGAGGGCCGGCTCGACCCGGTGATCGGCCGGGACGCCGAGATCCGCCGCGTCGTGCAGGTGCTCTCGCGGCGCACCAAGAACAACCCGGTGCTCATCGGCGAGCCCGGCGTCGGCAAGACCGCCGTCGTCGAGGGGCTGGCCCAGCGCGTGGTCGCGGGCGACGTGCCCGACTCGCTCAAGGGGCGCCGCGTGATGAGCCTCGACCTGGCCGCGATGGTGGCCGGCGCGAAGTACCGCGGGGAGTTCGAGGAGCGGCTCAAGGCCGTGCTGGAGGAGATCACCTCCTCGGGCGGCCAGATCATCACCTTCATCGACGAGCTGCACACGGTCGTCGGTGCGGGCGCCGGCGGCGACTCCGCGATGGACGCCGGCAACATGCTCAAGCCGATGCTGGCCCGCGGCGAGCTGCACCTGATCGGCGCGACCACGCTCGACGAATACCGCGAGCGCATCGAGAAGGACCCCGCCCTGGAGCGGCGCTTCCAGCAGGTCTTCGTGGGCGAGCCGAGCGTCGAGGACACGGTGGCGATCCTGCGCGGGCTGCAGGAGAAGTACGAGGCTCACCACGGCGTGAAGATCACCGACGCCGCCCTGGTCGCCGCGGCGATGCTGTCGGACCGCTACATCCCCGGGCGCCAGCTGCCCGACAAGGCCATCGACCTGATCGACGAGTCGGCCTCGCGGCTGCGCATGGAGATCGAGAGCTCCCCGGTGGAGATCGACCAGCTGCGGCGCTCGGTCGACCGGATGAAGATGGAGCAGCTGGCGCTGGAGCGCGAGACCGACGCCGCGTCGCAGGACCGGCTGGAGCGGCTGCGGGCCGACCTGGCCGACCGCGAGGAGGAGCTCCGCGAGCTCGAGGCGCGCTGGGAGCGGGAGAAGGCCGCCCTGGAGGGCTCGGGCGAGCTGCGCAAGCAGATCGACGAGCTGCGGGTCGAGGCCGAGCGCCTGCAGCGCGGGGGCGACCTCGGGGCCGCCTCGGAGATCCTCTACGGCCGGATCCCGGTGCTGGAGAAGCAGATCGAGGAGGCCGACCGCGTCGAGGTGCCCGCCGATGAGCGGATGGTCAACGAGGAGGTCGGCCCCGCCGAGATCGCCGACGTCGTGGAGGCCTGGACCGGCATCCCGACCGGCCGCCTGCTCGAGGGCGAGACCGCCAAGCTGCTGCGGATGGAGGACATCATCGGCGAGCGGCTGGTCGGCCAGCGGGCCGCGGTCAGCGCCGTGTCCGACGCGGTGCGACGCAGCCGCGCCGGCATCTCCGACCCCGACCGCCCGACCGGCTCGTTCCTGTTCCTCGGCCCCACCGGCGTCGGCAAGACCGAGCTGGCCAAGTCGCTGGCCGACTTCCTCTACGACGACGAGCGCGCGATCGTGCGCATCGACATGAGCGAGTACGGCGAGAAGCACTCCGTCTCGCGCCTGGTCGGCGCCCCTCCCGGCTACGTCGGCTACGACGAGGGCGGCCAGCTGACCGAGGCCGTGCGGCGCCGGCCCTACTCGGTCGTGCTGCTCGACGAGGTGGAGAAGGCCCACCCCGAGGTCTTCGACGTGCTGCTCCAGGTGCTCGACGACGGTCGCCTCACCGACGGCCAGGGCCGCACCGTCGACTTCCGCAACACCCTGCTGATCCTCACCAGCAACCTCGGCTCGACCTACCTCGTGGACCCGGTGCTGGCCACGGAGTCCAAGCACGAGGCGGTGATGGCGGTGGTGCGGCAGGCGTTCAAGCCGGAGTTCCTCAACCGGCTCGACGAGGTCGTCATGTTCGACGCGCTCGGCAAGGACGAGCTGGCCCACATCGTCGACCTGCAGCTGGCGGCCTTCGACTCGCGGCTGGCGCCGCGCCGGATCTCGGTCGGCGTGACCGCGGCCGCCCGCACCTGGCTCACCGACCACGGCTACGACCCGGCGTACGGCGCCCGCCCGCTGCGCCGCCTCGTGCAGACCGCGATCGGCGACCCGCTCGCGCGGCTGCTCATCGGCGGCCAGGTCGTGGACGGCCAGCACGTCGAGGTCGACCACCCCGAGGGCGCCGAGGACCTCACCCTCACGGTCGTCTGA
- the grpE gene encoding nucleotide exchange factor GrpE produces MTAPDDRPQDDSVETPAGEHSAAPRPGGPAGQGRPAGSFGDVAGETGEDTEVEAGDASTGPEADGEPFDPAAQAASDELAVARAEAAERLLDLQRLQAEFLNYKRRVERDRELVQQNATFTVLTGLLPVLDDIDRAREHGEVEGGFKAVADALDRTVAQLGLTKYAATGDAFDPTLHEALMHGLSPEVTTTTVDVVAQAGYRIGERVVRAAKVTVLDPEG; encoded by the coding sequence GTGACCGCTCCCGACGACCGTCCCCAGGACGACTCCGTCGAGACCCCGGCCGGGGAGCACTCCGCTGCTCCCCGGCCCGGGGGGCCCGCTGGCCAGGGCCGGCCCGCCGGCAGCTTCGGCGACGTCGCCGGCGAGACCGGCGAGGACACCGAGGTCGAGGCGGGCGACGCCTCGACCGGGCCCGAGGCCGACGGGGAGCCGTTCGACCCCGCCGCCCAGGCGGCGTCCGACGAGCTCGCGGTGGCGCGGGCCGAGGCGGCCGAGCGGCTGCTCGACCTGCAGCGGCTGCAGGCGGAGTTCCTCAACTACAAGCGGCGCGTCGAGCGCGACCGCGAGCTGGTCCAGCAGAACGCCACCTTCACGGTGCTCACCGGCCTGCTGCCGGTGCTCGACGACATCGACCGGGCCCGTGAGCACGGCGAGGTCGAGGGCGGCTTCAAGGCCGTCGCCGACGCGCTGGACCGCACCGTGGCGCAGCTGGGCCTGACGAAGTACGCCGCCACGGGCGACGCCTTCGACCCCACGCTCCACGAGGCGCTCATGCACGGCCTGTCGCCGGAGGTCACCACGACCACCGTCGACGTGGTCGCGCAGGCGGGCTACCGCATCGGCGAGCGCGTCGTGCGCGCGGCGAAGGTGACCGTGCTGGACCCTGAGGGCTGA
- a CDS encoding DUF445 domain-containing protein, with the protein MPAEIDWFFQRADWLHVLTIPVFTGVVGFLINWSGLWMLFSPVRFHGVTVPGMRQLSRVLPRKVQEVPGILQGGIGWQGIVPARAAKMGSIAVDKAIAKLGTPAEFYQQLEPDQIAEHIVQVFEPELPQMIDQIMRREHPALWRDLPPRARAAVVRRVQAQLPGVVRTVTDEIGEHIDQLLDPKIMVINHFQRHPALVVRIFRDFGQRELNLMVAFGFIFGFGLGIPVAVLDHWFAQWWLLPVLGVVVGWATNALGMWLIFEPPEPRRVLGIKVHGLFLRRQDQAAEVYARIIADDVITLENIGDFLLDGPRGDRTRQMLASAMRPAIDNAAGPVRGAVRVAVGSRQFDNIRDAMALEAVDRTIEPFRDPDFSRRQADKINALIAQRTKELPPRDFVEMMRSAIKEDEWMLYAHGAIMGFGGGLLHLALFGVGGPA; encoded by the coding sequence ATGCCGGCGGAGATCGACTGGTTCTTCCAGCGCGCCGACTGGCTCCACGTGCTGACGATCCCGGTGTTCACCGGCGTCGTGGGGTTCCTCATCAACTGGAGCGGGCTGTGGATGCTCTTCTCCCCGGTGCGCTTCCACGGCGTCACGGTGCCGGGCATGCGCCAGCTCTCGCGGGTGCTGCCCCGCAAGGTGCAGGAGGTGCCCGGCATCCTGCAGGGCGGCATCGGCTGGCAGGGCATCGTGCCGGCCCGGGCGGCCAAGATGGGCAGCATCGCCGTCGACAAGGCGATCGCCAAGCTCGGCACGCCCGCGGAGTTCTACCAGCAGCTCGAGCCCGACCAGATCGCCGAGCACATCGTGCAGGTCTTCGAGCCCGAGCTGCCACAGATGATCGACCAGATCATGCGGCGCGAGCACCCCGCCCTGTGGCGTGACCTGCCCCCACGGGCACGGGCGGCCGTCGTACGTCGCGTCCAGGCGCAGCTGCCCGGCGTGGTGCGCACCGTGACCGACGAGATCGGCGAGCACATCGACCAGCTGCTCGACCCGAAGATCATGGTCATCAACCACTTCCAGCGGCACCCCGCGCTGGTGGTCCGGATCTTCCGCGACTTCGGCCAGCGCGAGCTCAACCTGATGGTGGCCTTCGGGTTCATCTTCGGCTTCGGGCTCGGCATCCCGGTCGCGGTCCTCGACCACTGGTTCGCCCAGTGGTGGCTGCTGCCCGTGCTCGGCGTGGTCGTCGGCTGGGCCACCAACGCGCTCGGCATGTGGCTGATCTTCGAGCCGCCGGAGCCGCGCCGGGTCCTGGGCATCAAGGTGCACGGCCTGTTCCTGCGTCGCCAGGACCAGGCGGCCGAGGTCTACGCGCGGATCATCGCCGACGACGTCATCACGCTGGAGAACATCGGCGACTTCCTGCTCGACGGCCCCCGGGGCGACCGCACCCGGCAGATGCTGGCCTCGGCGATGCGCCCGGCCATCGACAACGCCGCCGGCCCGGTGCGCGGCGCGGTGCGCGTGGCCGTGGGGTCGCGGCAGTTCGACAACATCCGCGACGCGATGGCGCTGGAGGCGGTCGACCGGACCATCGAGCCCTTCCGCGACCCGGATTTCAGCCGCCGCCAGGCCGACAAGATCAACGCGCTCATCGCGCAGCGGACCAAGGAGCTGCCCCCGCGCGACTTCGTGGAGATGATGCGCTCCGCCATCAAGGAGGACGAGTGGATGCTCTACGCCCACGGCGCGATCATGGGCTTCGGCGGTGGGTTGCTCCACCTCGCGCTCTTCGGGGTCGGGGGGCCGGCGTGA
- a CDS encoding heat shock protein transcriptional repressor HspR has product MPTSRQPRRNQVPGPTVPVYVISVAAELTGLHPQTLRQYDRAGLVSPGRTGGGGRRYSLRDIELLREVAELTASGIGLEGVRRILELEHQVAALRARNAELRGQVAELQSALEATLATLRGHRPNLPALRPPGGAITPFLQSPH; this is encoded by the coding sequence ATGCCCACCTCCCGCCAGCCGCGTCGCAACCAGGTGCCCGGCCCGACCGTGCCGGTCTACGTCATCAGCGTCGCCGCGGAGCTGACCGGCCTGCACCCGCAGACCCTGCGCCAGTACGACCGTGCCGGCCTGGTCTCCCCGGGCCGCACCGGTGGCGGCGGTCGGCGCTACTCGCTGCGCGACATCGAGCTGCTGCGCGAGGTGGCCGAGCTGACCGCCTCCGGCATCGGCCTCGAGGGGGTGCGCCGCATCCTGGAGCTCGAGCACCAGGTCGCAGCCCTGCGCGCCCGCAACGCCGAGCTGCGGGGCCAGGTCGCCGAGCTGCAGTCGGCCCTCGAGGCCACGCTCGCCACCCTGCGCGGCCACCGGCCCAACCTGCCGGCGCTGCGCCCCCCGGGCGGCGCCATCACGCCGTTCCTGCAGTCGCCCCACTAG
- the dnaJ gene encoding molecular chaperone DnaJ produces MANNADWATKDFYQVLGVAKDADQAAIKKAYRKLARENHPDSKPGDKAAEDRFKSVAEAYDVVGDQDKRAQYDEMRSLYGAGAGFGRGGGGGGFPGGFGGGRPGTGTRPGGAGGFDVGDLFGDLFRQGGQGGGGGFGGSRGPRPAKGADVEAEATIAFADALAGTTISLRLRSDAPCPTCSGTGGKPGTRPHVCGTCDGAGMVASTVGGGFSMNETCPECHGRQLVYDESCPTCHGSGRGVSSRTISARIPAGVKDGQRIRLKGKGASGENGGPAGDLLVTVKVGSHRLFGRKGDHLTLEVPVGFDEAALGAEIKVPTLGGAPVTLRVPAGTPSGRVFRVRGRGAPRKDGSPGDLLVTVLVEVPPTLGDDARSAVEAYRAARAGHDPRAGLLEGGA; encoded by the coding sequence GTGGCGAACAACGCCGACTGGGCCACCAAGGACTTCTACCAGGTCCTCGGCGTGGCCAAGGACGCCGACCAGGCCGCCATCAAGAAGGCCTACCGCAAGCTGGCGCGGGAGAACCATCCCGACTCCAAGCCGGGTGACAAGGCCGCCGAGGACCGCTTCAAGTCGGTCGCGGAGGCCTACGACGTCGTGGGCGACCAGGACAAGCGGGCGCAGTACGACGAGATGCGCTCGCTCTACGGCGCCGGCGCCGGCTTCGGCCGGGGCGGGGGCGGCGGGGGCTTCCCCGGCGGCTTCGGCGGTGGTCGCCCCGGCACCGGGACCCGCCCGGGCGGTGCCGGCGGCTTCGACGTCGGTGACCTGTTCGGCGACCTCTTCCGCCAGGGCGGCCAGGGGGGCGGTGGCGGCTTCGGCGGCTCCCGCGGCCCGCGGCCGGCCAAGGGCGCCGACGTCGAGGCGGAGGCCACGATCGCCTTCGCCGACGCGCTCGCCGGCACCACCATCAGCCTGCGGCTGCGCTCGGACGCGCCGTGCCCGACCTGCTCGGGCACGGGCGGCAAGCCCGGCACCCGGCCGCACGTCTGCGGCACCTGCGACGGCGCCGGCATGGTGGCCAGCACCGTGGGCGGCGGGTTCTCGATGAACGAGACCTGCCCCGAGTGCCACGGTCGCCAGCTCGTCTACGACGAGTCGTGCCCCACCTGCCACGGCTCCGGTCGAGGCGTCTCGAGCCGCACCATCTCGGCGCGGATCCCCGCCGGGGTCAAGGACGGCCAGCGGATCCGCCTCAAGGGCAAGGGGGCCTCCGGCGAGAACGGCGGCCCGGCCGGCGACCTGCTCGTGACGGTCAAGGTCGGCTCCCACCGGCTCTTCGGCCGCAAGGGCGACCACCTCACCCTCGAGGTGCCCGTCGGCTTCGACGAGGCCGCGCTCGGGGCCGAGATCAAGGTGCCCACGCTGGGTGGCGCCCCGGTGACGCTGCGCGTCCCGGCCGGCACGCCGAGCGGCCGGGTGTTCCGGGTGCGGGGCCGCGGGGCGCCGCGCAAGGACGGCTCCCCGGGCGACCTGCTGGTGACGGTGCTCGTGGAGGTGCCGCCGACGCTGGGCGACGACGCGCGCTCGGCCGTGGAGGCCTACCGCGCGGCGCGCGCGGGCCACGACCCGCGGGCCGGCCTGCTCGAGGGAGGCGCGTGA